The Oenanthe melanoleuca isolate GR-GAL-2019-014 chromosome 24, OMel1.0, whole genome shotgun sequence genome segment TGGCACGTCATTCCTGCGGCAAGACAATGGCTGAGCTGTCCCGGGGTGCCACACGGAGCCCCTGCTGCCTAACGAGgcgctcccagccctgcatcacCCACGGCCCGCTGCAGACAGTTTTGATCCCGAGCATCTCTCGCCCAGATGTCACTCCTGGGCCCAGGTtttcccagcctctccaggaCCCCAGGGGAGCCACCCCTCTCCACCCTGACCTCCCCCAGACCACTTGCCTGTGGCTTCCACGATGCCCTCGAGGATGATGATGATTTCAAACTGCTCCCGGCGCAGTGACTCGGCCGACATGTCCCAGAAAGGGCTGCGACGGTTGATGACGTGACAGATGATCTGGGGCTCCACCAGGAATAGACGGTCCTCCCCTGTGTCATAGCCCAGGTTCAGCTCCGACTGCTCCAGGGGGATGAACTCCCCCTCGGCTGTCTGACGGGACTTGATCAGCTTTGCCCGGATCTTGGCATCCACCATGTGGCTTTCTCGCAGGTCCCCCACACGAAACATCAGGCAGAGCTTCTCGTCCCGGCGGGAGATGACGCAGTTCTTGCTGAAGATGAGGGTCTGGGCACGCTTCTTGGGCCGGGAGATCTTCACGAACATGCAGCCCACCATCATGGCATCGATCATGGAGCCGACGATGGACTGTGCCATCAGCAGGATGACGCCCTCGGTGCAGTTGGCTGTCACCATCCGCGTGCCGTAGCCAATGGTCCTCTGGCTTTCCACGGAGAGGAGCAAGGCGGACACAAAGCTATCCACGTTCTCGATGCACGCCTGCCACTCGGGATCGCCCTGGTGCCCAATGTCACCCCGCACCCAGGCGTCAATGAAGTAGATGAAGCCAAAGACCACCCAGGTGATGATGTAGCACATCATGAAGACGAAGAGGAACCAGCGGTACTTGAGGTCTACAATGGTGGTGAAGATGTCTGAGAGGAACCTCTTCTTGTCCTGGATGTTGCCCAGATTCACCTGGCACTTGCCCACTTTTGTCACATagcgctgccgctgccgcttGCCGGCCTGGACCATCGGGCtgtcctcctccagcagcttgCAGCGccggctctgcagcccctccgGGGTGGGGATGGTGGAGCTGCGGGCGGAGGTCTTGCCGCGAGATGAGTTGGGGATGTTGGTCACGCTCAGTGTGTGCAGCGGATACAAGCGGGGCGCACCCTCCTGCGGGGCAGGCGGGGGGCACCAGGACGGCCGGCCGCgctgctgctgggtgctcaGGCCGCCGCCGCTCGGCGGCCCGGACGGCTCAGCGGCGACAAAGCCGCTGTGACGGGGTGCGGACGGGCAGTTTGGCATCGGGGCGCCTCTCTTGGCAGCGGTGGCGGCGGCTTGCTGCCCGCCGTCCTTCACCAGAACCCCGGGGACGGGGAGATCGGGCTGcggggagggggaaaggagcCCGTCGGTGAGAAATCACCTCCGACAATACCCGCGAACAGCCGGCGGCATCCCGTGCCGAGGATGCTCCAGAGCCCCAACGCGAGCCATACCTTCTGGGGGAAGGTGCCGTACCGGCTGGTGTCGGTGGGCGGCCGGGGCAGGTAGGCCAGCATGTGCTTGGCCGTGGGGGTCTGCGCCGGCGGGATGGAGTTGCTGCGGCCGCGGGGCTCCTCGGGGGCCAGCCAGCCGCCGGCGCCGCCGCTGTCGCGGGCGTACGGGAGCACCATGGCGGCGCCGGGGCGGGGGCTCAGCCCCGGGCTGGCAGCgagcccctgccatgggggaGACAAAGCGGGAGTTATTTCGGACACGAAAAGCAGCTTGGGGCTCCGGCCCCTGTCCGCATCCCCAGGGTCAGGGTCTGGGGGAGCCCCCCTTGCCCAGCAGCGCAGGTCCCGGTTCCGGAGCCGTGCCGGGTGCCTGCGCTGGCTCCAGATGGCTAAGCCCATTAGGAGCCATAATGGCATTGCAAGGCCGCGGAAGGAGGCATTCGTCTCCGGTGGGAAGCAGCCCCGGCGAGCTCCGGGTGAGCGCCTAAGGCACTGTTCCACACTTGTTCCGGGCCGTGGAGGTAGCCGCCAGTTCTCTAAGAAGCTCCGAGCAGAAATGGATGGCCCCTAGGTGCGGAGGAAGGACAGCCTGTGAGAGAGATGCAGAGCCCGTAGCCGGGCTCCTCGGGACGGGCTGAGTCTAGCCGGTGCCCATGGGGAGACGTGTTGGGATGTCATGGTCCTGGGAAGGCAACCCGGAGCGCAGCGACCTGAGGtgatggggatggggtgggagtGTTGGCGCTCTGCCTCCGCCGAGCATCCCttgccactgcagagcagcGGGGCCAGCGGTCCTCAGCGCGGCGATGGAGGATGCCACTCTCCGGACCaacctcccagctccccagacCCCCCGGCGCGGGAGACACCCACCTCATGTCCAGGCAGAGCGGCTGCCAGCCCGGCAGACGTCGTTCTCGGCTTGTGGCTCCCGCTGCGGCCCGGCCACCGCCGGGCATCTTCCCACCGGCTGTGGACGGGAATCCTCTGCCGGGCTGTGCCACCGTGGCCGgtgggaggaaaagaaggaCTGGGAGCTCGGCGGCGGCCGCCAATCCTCCTCCAGCGGCAGAAGGTCACCCGTTAATCTGTCTCAATGACAGGCACAATTACCTTGAGACGATTTAATCGGAAGGAGCAGGTGCCCCAATGCctgggggaagcagcaggaggggtttCCCGGCGGATTTCCCTGCTCTTGCCCTTGGGATGATGCTCTCTGTCTGCTCCTAGGAGCGGTATGGTCAGCAAGGGCTGGAAGACATCCCCGTTCTCCTGCCTGGTCTGTGCTTCCACGTCGAACGTGTTCCGTGCTCCCTCACCCCCTCCTTCTGGAGCCCCCTACAAAGATCCTCCTGATACTCACCAGGGCTGGACCCCGGGACCAGCAGGACTCAGTAATTTCCAGTCTGGCTCCCGATACAGATAAGAAAGACGGCGGATGAAGGAGAGATTAGTCGCTAATCTCCCAGGGAAGATGAATCTGCAAGCTGGACCCCGCGGAGGGAACGCACGTGGGGGAGGATGGgagcccagtgccagcacaaACTTGGGATTTTCCTGACGcttattttcatccttttcatagaatcccagaatggtttgggttagaaagGGTCTTAAAGATCAGTCCAGCtccaaccccctgccacagggacaCCTTACACCGGACCAAGCTGATGGACATGGGTTTTCCCCAGCCTTGTGTTTGCATCAGGATGTCTCCTATCAGGACAACAGTTTCCTCACACACAAGCACCATGAGTTGCGGCTGCTGGTGAAGTGCTGGGTGCAGGACAGGGTGATCAGTGCCCACCTGCGAGAAGCAGGACCCATCTCCAACCTGCTTCCTTCCTCGGACATCCCCATTCTCAACGCAGCTCTCAAAGGCTCCTTTGCATATTTAATTAATGACCGAATGAGGGTCTAGGCCTCCAACCGAGGCGCTAACTCCCGAGAAAAGCCTGATGCCAGCTCTTTGCTGGCTGTCTGCATCTTCTGCTGGGGTGCCAGCCGTGACCCTcgaggctggagctgctgctgccgaGAATCGCTTTCCCTGCCAAAGCTCTCGCTCCGGAGTGGCCAAGGCTCGGAGGATTTGCATGCCTTGGCTTAACCCTCCTGGGCACGGCGAGGCAGCGGCGGGACCCAGCCCGGAGTTACGGCGGGGATGCACCCGGCTTTTCCTGCTTAGCCGGGCTCTCCTTTTAGCATGGAAAAACCAACAACAGCTGAAAAACGACCGTGGCCACACCCCGGCGTTGGAGGAGCAGGCTCGAATCGGCCCCCCCGGGCTGCAGACGCGGCCGGGCGGACGCTGCTCACAGCGCTCATGCCCGCGGCCGCGCTCGGGGCTGATCTGCGCCCCGAGCTAGCGGGGCACCATGGCCGGGGGCTGGGGGGCAAAGGCGCAGGGcggggggatgctgctggctctccTCGGATGGATCAGCTCCTGCGTCACCACCTTCGTGCCACTCTGGAAGAACCTCAATTTGGACCTGAACGAGCTGGAGGTCTGGAACATGGGGCTCTGGCAGGTCTGCATCACGCAGGAGGAGGGGGTGGTTGAATGTCAAGCCCACGGCTCCTTCCTGGCGCTGCCCCCCGAGCTGCGCATCTCTCGCCTCCTGATGTGCCTCTCCAacgggctggggctgctgggctgtctCCTcgctgccctg includes the following:
- the LOC130262511 gene encoding G protein-activated inward rectifier potassium channel 4-like: MPLWLLMGLAIWSQRRHPARLRNRDLRCWARGAPPDPDPGDADRGRSPKLLFVSEITPALSPPWQGLAASPGLSPRPGAAMVLPYARDSGGAGGWLAPEEPRGRSNSIPPAQTPTAKHMLAYLPRPPTDTSRYGTFPQKPDLPVPGVLVKDGGQQAAATAAKRGAPMPNCPSAPRHSGFVAAEPSGPPSGGGLSTQQQRGRPSWCPPPAPQEGAPRLYPLHTLSVTNIPNSSRGKTSARSSTIPTPEGLQSRRCKLLEEDSPMVQAGKRQRQRYVTKVGKCQVNLGNIQDKKRFLSDIFTTIVDLKYRWFLFVFMMCYIITWVVFGFIYFIDAWVRGDIGHQGDPEWQACIENVDSFVSALLLSVESQRTIGYGTRMVTANCTEGVILLMAQSIVGSMIDAMMVGCMFVKISRPKKRAQTLIFSKNCVISRRDEKLCLMFRVGDLRESHMVDAKIRAKLIKSRQTAEGEFIPLEQSELNLGYDTGEDRLFLVEPQIICHVINRRSPFWDMSAESLRREQFEIIIILEGIVEATGMTCQARTSYTEDEILWGYRFEPCMSLEKGAFQVDYSRFEMTFEVQTPAVSAKEQHELKELEQQEHSTLSLYWDHLLQPCALPGPGEGMSAPGSVAEGARDEPPEREFPA